In one Nomascus leucogenys isolate Asia chromosome 13, Asia_NLE_v1, whole genome shotgun sequence genomic region, the following are encoded:
- the YTHDF1 gene encoding YTH domain-containing family protein 1 isoform X2: MSATSVDTQRTKGQDNKVQNGSLHQKDTVHDNDFEPYLTGQSNQSNSYPSMSDPYLSSYYPPSIGFPYSLNEAPWSTAGDPPIPYLTTYGQLSNGDHHFMHDAVFGQPGGLGNNIYQHRFNFFPENPAFSAWGTSGSQGQQTQSSAYGSSYTYPPSSLGGTVVDGQPGFHSDTLSKAPGMNSLEQGMVGLKIGDVSSSAVKTVGSVVSSVALTGVLSGNGGTNVNMPVSKPTSWAAIASKPAKPQPKMKTKSGPVMGGALPPPPIKHNMDIGTWDNKGPVPKAPVPQQAPSPQAAPQPQQVAQPLPAQPPPLAQPQYQSPQQPSQTRWVAPRNRNAAFGQSGGAGSDSNSLGNVQPNSAPSIESHPVLEKLKAAHSYNPKEFDWNLKSGRVFIIKSYSEDDIHRSIKYSIWCSTEHGNKRLDSAFRCMSSKGPVYLLFSVNGSGHFCGVAEMKSPVDYGTSAGVWSQDKWKGKFDVKWIFVKDVPNNQLRHIRLENNDNKPVTNSRDTQEVPLEKAKQVLKIISSYKHTTSIFDDFAHYEKRQEEEEVVRKERQNRNKQ; the protein is encoded by the coding sequence AGTAACAGTTACCCCTCAATGAGCGACCCCTACCTGTCCAGCTATTACCCGCCGTCCATTGGATTTCCTTACTCCCTCAATGAGGCTCCGTGGTCCACTGCAGGGGACCCTCCGATTCCATACCTCACCACCTATGGACAGCTCAGTAACGGAGACCATCATTTTATGCACGATGCTGTTTTTGGGCAGCCTGGGGGCCTGGGGAACAACATCTATCAGCACAGGTTTAATTTTTTCCCTGAAAACCCTGCGTTCTCAGCATGGGGGACAAGTGGGTCCCAAGGTCAGCAGACCCAGAGCTCCGCATATGGGAGCAGCTACACCTACCCACCGAGCTCCCTGGGTGGCACCGTGGTTGATGGGCAGCCAGGCTTTCACAGCGACACCCTCAGCAAGGCCCCCGGGATGAACAGCCTGGAGCAGGGCATGGTTGGCCTGAAGATTGGGGACGTCAGCTCCTCTGCTGTCAAGACGGTGGGCTCCGTCGTCAGCAGCGTGGCACTGACTGGTGTCCTTTCTGGCAACGGTGGGACAAATGTGAACATGCCAGTTTCAAAGCCGACTTCGTGGGCTGCCATTGCCAGCAAGCCTGCAAAACCACAgcctaaaatgaaaacaaagagcgGGCCTGTCATGGGGGGTGCGCTGCCCCCTCCACCCATAAAGCATAATATGGACATTGGCACCTGGGATAACAAGGGGCCTGTGCCGAAGGCCCCAGTCCCCCAACAGGCACCCTCTCCACAGGCTGCTCCACAGCCCCAGCAGGtggctcagcctctcccagcACAGCCCCCACCTTTGGCTCAACCGCAGTATCAGAGCCCTCAGCAGCCATCCCAGACCCGCTGGGTTGCCCCACGCAACAGAAACGCAGCGTTTGGGCAGAGTGGAGGGGCTGGCAGTGATAGCAACTCTCTTGGAAATGTCCAGCCTAATTCTGCCCCCAGCATCGAATCCCACCCTGTCCTTGAAAAACTGAAGGCTGCTCACAGCTACAACCCTAAGGAGTTTGACTGGAATCTGAAAAGCGGGCGTGTTTTCATCATCAAGAGCTATTCTGAGGATGACATCCACCGCTCCATTAAGTACTCCATCTGGTGTAGCACAGAGCACGGCAACAAACGCCTGGACAGCGCCTTCCGCTGCATGAGCAGCAAGGGGCCCGTCTACCTGCTCTTCAGCGTCAATGGGAGTGGGCATTTTTGTGGGGTGGCCGAGATGAAGTCCCCCGTGGACTACGGCACCAGTGCTGGGGTCTGGTCTCAGGACAAGTGGAAGGGGAAGTTTGATGTCAAGTGGATTTTTGTTAAGGATGTGCCCAATAACCAGCTCCGGCACATCAGACTGGAGAATAACGACAACAAACCGGTCACAAACTCCCGGGACACCCAGGAGGTGCCCTTAGAGAAAGCAAAACAAGTGCTGAAAATTATCAGTTCCTACAAGCACACAACCTCCATCTTCGACGACTTTGCTCACTACGAGAAgcgccaggaggaggaggaggtggtgcgCAAG
- the YTHDF1 gene encoding YTH domain-containing family protein 1 isoform X1 has protein sequence MLKSNLLKFEGNILQLFVLVQNGSLHQKDTVHDNDFEPYLTGQSNQSNSYPSMSDPYLSSYYPPSIGFPYSLNEAPWSTAGDPPIPYLTTYGQLSNGDHHFMHDAVFGQPGGLGNNIYQHRFNFFPENPAFSAWGTSGSQGQQTQSSAYGSSYTYPPSSLGGTVVDGQPGFHSDTLSKAPGMNSLEQGMVGLKIGDVSSSAVKTVGSVVSSVALTGVLSGNGGTNVNMPVSKPTSWAAIASKPAKPQPKMKTKSGPVMGGALPPPPIKHNMDIGTWDNKGPVPKAPVPQQAPSPQAAPQPQQVAQPLPAQPPPLAQPQYQSPQQPSQTRWVAPRNRNAAFGQSGGAGSDSNSLGNVQPNSAPSIESHPVLEKLKAAHSYNPKEFDWNLKSGRVFIIKSYSEDDIHRSIKYSIWCSTEHGNKRLDSAFRCMSSKGPVYLLFSVNGSGHFCGVAEMKSPVDYGTSAGVWSQDKWKGKFDVKWIFVKDVPNNQLRHIRLENNDNKPVTNSRDTQEVPLEKAKQVLKIISSYKHTTSIFDDFAHYEKRQEEEEVVRKERQNRNKQ, from the coding sequence AGTAACAGTTACCCCTCAATGAGCGACCCCTACCTGTCCAGCTATTACCCGCCGTCCATTGGATTTCCTTACTCCCTCAATGAGGCTCCGTGGTCCACTGCAGGGGACCCTCCGATTCCATACCTCACCACCTATGGACAGCTCAGTAACGGAGACCATCATTTTATGCACGATGCTGTTTTTGGGCAGCCTGGGGGCCTGGGGAACAACATCTATCAGCACAGGTTTAATTTTTTCCCTGAAAACCCTGCGTTCTCAGCATGGGGGACAAGTGGGTCCCAAGGTCAGCAGACCCAGAGCTCCGCATATGGGAGCAGCTACACCTACCCACCGAGCTCCCTGGGTGGCACCGTGGTTGATGGGCAGCCAGGCTTTCACAGCGACACCCTCAGCAAGGCCCCCGGGATGAACAGCCTGGAGCAGGGCATGGTTGGCCTGAAGATTGGGGACGTCAGCTCCTCTGCTGTCAAGACGGTGGGCTCCGTCGTCAGCAGCGTGGCACTGACTGGTGTCCTTTCTGGCAACGGTGGGACAAATGTGAACATGCCAGTTTCAAAGCCGACTTCGTGGGCTGCCATTGCCAGCAAGCCTGCAAAACCACAgcctaaaatgaaaacaaagagcgGGCCTGTCATGGGGGGTGCGCTGCCCCCTCCACCCATAAAGCATAATATGGACATTGGCACCTGGGATAACAAGGGGCCTGTGCCGAAGGCCCCAGTCCCCCAACAGGCACCCTCTCCACAGGCTGCTCCACAGCCCCAGCAGGtggctcagcctctcccagcACAGCCCCCACCTTTGGCTCAACCGCAGTATCAGAGCCCTCAGCAGCCATCCCAGACCCGCTGGGTTGCCCCACGCAACAGAAACGCAGCGTTTGGGCAGAGTGGAGGGGCTGGCAGTGATAGCAACTCTCTTGGAAATGTCCAGCCTAATTCTGCCCCCAGCATCGAATCCCACCCTGTCCTTGAAAAACTGAAGGCTGCTCACAGCTACAACCCTAAGGAGTTTGACTGGAATCTGAAAAGCGGGCGTGTTTTCATCATCAAGAGCTATTCTGAGGATGACATCCACCGCTCCATTAAGTACTCCATCTGGTGTAGCACAGAGCACGGCAACAAACGCCTGGACAGCGCCTTCCGCTGCATGAGCAGCAAGGGGCCCGTCTACCTGCTCTTCAGCGTCAATGGGAGTGGGCATTTTTGTGGGGTGGCCGAGATGAAGTCCCCCGTGGACTACGGCACCAGTGCTGGGGTCTGGTCTCAGGACAAGTGGAAGGGGAAGTTTGATGTCAAGTGGATTTTTGTTAAGGATGTGCCCAATAACCAGCTCCGGCACATCAGACTGGAGAATAACGACAACAAACCGGTCACAAACTCCCGGGACACCCAGGAGGTGCCCTTAGAGAAAGCAAAACAAGTGCTGAAAATTATCAGTTCCTACAAGCACACAACCTCCATCTTCGACGACTTTGCTCACTACGAGAAgcgccaggaggaggaggaggtggtgcgCAAG
- the YTHDF1 gene encoding YTH domain-containing family protein 1 isoform X3, which yields MSDPYLSSYYPPSIGFPYSLNEAPWSTAGDPPIPYLTTYGQLSNGDHHFMHDAVFGQPGGLGNNIYQHRFNFFPENPAFSAWGTSGSQGQQTQSSAYGSSYTYPPSSLGGTVVDGQPGFHSDTLSKAPGMNSLEQGMVGLKIGDVSSSAVKTVGSVVSSVALTGVLSGNGGTNVNMPVSKPTSWAAIASKPAKPQPKMKTKSGPVMGGALPPPPIKHNMDIGTWDNKGPVPKAPVPQQAPSPQAAPQPQQVAQPLPAQPPPLAQPQYQSPQQPSQTRWVAPRNRNAAFGQSGGAGSDSNSLGNVQPNSAPSIESHPVLEKLKAAHSYNPKEFDWNLKSGRVFIIKSYSEDDIHRSIKYSIWCSTEHGNKRLDSAFRCMSSKGPVYLLFSVNGSGHFCGVAEMKSPVDYGTSAGVWSQDKWKGKFDVKWIFVKDVPNNQLRHIRLENNDNKPVTNSRDTQEVPLEKAKQVLKIISSYKHTTSIFDDFAHYEKRQEEEEVVRKERQNRNKQ from the coding sequence ATGAGCGACCCCTACCTGTCCAGCTATTACCCGCCGTCCATTGGATTTCCTTACTCCCTCAATGAGGCTCCGTGGTCCACTGCAGGGGACCCTCCGATTCCATACCTCACCACCTATGGACAGCTCAGTAACGGAGACCATCATTTTATGCACGATGCTGTTTTTGGGCAGCCTGGGGGCCTGGGGAACAACATCTATCAGCACAGGTTTAATTTTTTCCCTGAAAACCCTGCGTTCTCAGCATGGGGGACAAGTGGGTCCCAAGGTCAGCAGACCCAGAGCTCCGCATATGGGAGCAGCTACACCTACCCACCGAGCTCCCTGGGTGGCACCGTGGTTGATGGGCAGCCAGGCTTTCACAGCGACACCCTCAGCAAGGCCCCCGGGATGAACAGCCTGGAGCAGGGCATGGTTGGCCTGAAGATTGGGGACGTCAGCTCCTCTGCTGTCAAGACGGTGGGCTCCGTCGTCAGCAGCGTGGCACTGACTGGTGTCCTTTCTGGCAACGGTGGGACAAATGTGAACATGCCAGTTTCAAAGCCGACTTCGTGGGCTGCCATTGCCAGCAAGCCTGCAAAACCACAgcctaaaatgaaaacaaagagcgGGCCTGTCATGGGGGGTGCGCTGCCCCCTCCACCCATAAAGCATAATATGGACATTGGCACCTGGGATAACAAGGGGCCTGTGCCGAAGGCCCCAGTCCCCCAACAGGCACCCTCTCCACAGGCTGCTCCACAGCCCCAGCAGGtggctcagcctctcccagcACAGCCCCCACCTTTGGCTCAACCGCAGTATCAGAGCCCTCAGCAGCCATCCCAGACCCGCTGGGTTGCCCCACGCAACAGAAACGCAGCGTTTGGGCAGAGTGGAGGGGCTGGCAGTGATAGCAACTCTCTTGGAAATGTCCAGCCTAATTCTGCCCCCAGCATCGAATCCCACCCTGTCCTTGAAAAACTGAAGGCTGCTCACAGCTACAACCCTAAGGAGTTTGACTGGAATCTGAAAAGCGGGCGTGTTTTCATCATCAAGAGCTATTCTGAGGATGACATCCACCGCTCCATTAAGTACTCCATCTGGTGTAGCACAGAGCACGGCAACAAACGCCTGGACAGCGCCTTCCGCTGCATGAGCAGCAAGGGGCCCGTCTACCTGCTCTTCAGCGTCAATGGGAGTGGGCATTTTTGTGGGGTGGCCGAGATGAAGTCCCCCGTGGACTACGGCACCAGTGCTGGGGTCTGGTCTCAGGACAAGTGGAAGGGGAAGTTTGATGTCAAGTGGATTTTTGTTAAGGATGTGCCCAATAACCAGCTCCGGCACATCAGACTGGAGAATAACGACAACAAACCGGTCACAAACTCCCGGGACACCCAGGAGGTGCCCTTAGAGAAAGCAAAACAAGTGCTGAAAATTATCAGTTCCTACAAGCACACAACCTCCATCTTCGACGACTTTGCTCACTACGAGAAgcgccaggaggaggaggaggtggtgcgCAAG